A window of the Gossypium hirsutum isolate 1008001.06 chromosome A05, Gossypium_hirsutum_v2.1, whole genome shotgun sequence genome harbors these coding sequences:
- the LOC107958315 gene encoding BOI-related E3 ubiquitin-protein ligase 1 isoform X2, whose protein sequence is MAVEAPHMNPFPPQLITNSGFMKTNQGSGNICSGQVDYCIPLVDSMKQDSQFFPLYQSIVCDPVSAKTSINKADSGLTYNMNIPVSATRKRPRDSIINGFDSYTVSQKNKLCGVSSLLDDDVFSQIQQQQEEIERFIAEHTEKVRFELEEIRKRQSRMLITAIQEGAMKKLMEKEEEMQRMGKLNWILQERVKSLYVENQLWRDLAQTNEATAKSLRTNLEQVLAHVSEERHVSGGGAAALADDAESSCGSSDEGWRTVVPPQPQGSGGCVPDKAVVVGNHNIRKCRKCGERESSVLLLPCRHLCLCTVCGSTLVGTCPVCDSITNASVHVNMS, encoded by the exons ATGGCAGTTGAAGCTCCTCATATGAATCCTTTCCCTCCTCAGTTAATCACCAACAG TGGTTTTATGAAAACAAACCAAGGGAGTGGTAATATATGCAGTGGCCAGGTGGATTATTGTATTCCGTTGGTTGATTCAATGAAACAAGATTCCCAGTTTTTTCCATTATATCAATCCATTGTCTGTGATCCGGTTTCGGCCAAAACTTCAATCAACAAAGCTGACAGTGGCCTTACCTATAATATGAATATCCCAGTATCCGCAACAAGAAAAAGGCCCAGAGATTCAATCATCAATGGCTTTGATTCATACACTGTCTCCCAAAAGAACAAACTTTGTGGTGTTTCCTCTCTTCTTGATGATGATGTCTTCTCCCAGATCCAACAACAACAAGAAGAAATCGAGCGTTTCATTGCCGAACAC acagaGAAAGTGAGGTTTGAACTTGAAGAAATAAGAAAAAGGCAATCGAGAATGTTGATTACTGCAATCCAAGAAGGGGCAATGAAGAAACTgatggaaaaagaagaagagatgcAGAGAATGGGAAAACTGAACTGGATTCTTCAAGAAAGGGTTAAAAGCCTGTACGTAGAGAACCAACTATGGAGAGACCTGGCACAAACAAACGAAGCCACTGCCAAGTCCCTGCGTACCAATTTAGAGCAAGTCCTGGCGCACGTCAGCGAGGAACGCCACGTGAGCGGCGGAGGCGCAGCCGCGCTGGCTGATGATGCGGAGTCTAGCTGCGGAAGCAGCGATGAAGGGTGGCGCACGGTGGTGCCACCGCAGCCACAAGGGAGCGGTGGATGTGTGCCGGATAAGGCGGTGGTGGTTGGGAATCATAATATTAGGAAGTGTAGGAAGTGCGGGGAAAGGGAGTCAAGTGTGCTGTTGCTGCCATGCAGGCATCTTTGTCTCTGTACAGTTTGTGGGTCCACTCTGGTAGGCACTTGCCCTGTTTGTGATTCTATTACCAATGCCAGTGTTCATGttaacatgtcatga
- the LOC107958315 gene encoding BOI-related E3 ubiquitin-protein ligase 1 isoform X1 — MAVEAPHMNPFPPQLITNSSGFMKTNQGSGNICSGQVDYCIPLVDSMKQDSQFFPLYQSIVCDPVSAKTSINKADSGLTYNMNIPVSATRKRPRDSIINGFDSYTVSQKNKLCGVSSLLDDDVFSQIQQQQEEIERFIAEHTEKVRFELEEIRKRQSRMLITAIQEGAMKKLMEKEEEMQRMGKLNWILQERVKSLYVENQLWRDLAQTNEATAKSLRTNLEQVLAHVSEERHVSGGGAAALADDAESSCGSSDEGWRTVVPPQPQGSGGCVPDKAVVVGNHNIRKCRKCGERESSVLLLPCRHLCLCTVCGSTLVGTCPVCDSITNASVHVNMS; from the exons ATGGCAGTTGAAGCTCCTCATATGAATCCTTTCCCTCCTCAGTTAATCACCAACAG CAGTGGTTTTATGAAAACAAACCAAGGGAGTGGTAATATATGCAGTGGCCAGGTGGATTATTGTATTCCGTTGGTTGATTCAATGAAACAAGATTCCCAGTTTTTTCCATTATATCAATCCATTGTCTGTGATCCGGTTTCGGCCAAAACTTCAATCAACAAAGCTGACAGTGGCCTTACCTATAATATGAATATCCCAGTATCCGCAACAAGAAAAAGGCCCAGAGATTCAATCATCAATGGCTTTGATTCATACACTGTCTCCCAAAAGAACAAACTTTGTGGTGTTTCCTCTCTTCTTGATGATGATGTCTTCTCCCAGATCCAACAACAACAAGAAGAAATCGAGCGTTTCATTGCCGAACAC acagaGAAAGTGAGGTTTGAACTTGAAGAAATAAGAAAAAGGCAATCGAGAATGTTGATTACTGCAATCCAAGAAGGGGCAATGAAGAAACTgatggaaaaagaagaagagatgcAGAGAATGGGAAAACTGAACTGGATTCTTCAAGAAAGGGTTAAAAGCCTGTACGTAGAGAACCAACTATGGAGAGACCTGGCACAAACAAACGAAGCCACTGCCAAGTCCCTGCGTACCAATTTAGAGCAAGTCCTGGCGCACGTCAGCGAGGAACGCCACGTGAGCGGCGGAGGCGCAGCCGCGCTGGCTGATGATGCGGAGTCTAGCTGCGGAAGCAGCGATGAAGGGTGGCGCACGGTGGTGCCACCGCAGCCACAAGGGAGCGGTGGATGTGTGCCGGATAAGGCGGTGGTGGTTGGGAATCATAATATTAGGAAGTGTAGGAAGTGCGGGGAAAGGGAGTCAAGTGTGCTGTTGCTGCCATGCAGGCATCTTTGTCTCTGTACAGTTTGTGGGTCCACTCTGGTAGGCACTTGCCCTGTTTGTGATTCTATTACCAATGCCAGTGTTCATGttaacatgtcatga